A window of Leclercia adecarboxylata contains these coding sequences:
- the ysgD gene encoding YsgD/CorL family protein produces MAGRGLRQAGSSVTFRKISLFFNKLPCLYVEGHLMFFSVPLRVDAAVTAGVTCAHDYAKRTFALDTPSRYWLNSLSFRNNS; encoded by the coding sequence ATGGCTGGTCGCGGCTTACGCCAGGCTGGAAGCAGTGTAACTTTCCGAAAAATATCACTATTTTTTAATAAGCTGCCATGCTTATACGTTGAAGGGCATTTAATGTTCTTCAGCGTTCCGTTGCGAGTTGACGCCGCCGTTACTGCTGGCGTAACATGCGCGCACGATTACGCTAAGAGGACATTCGCCTTGGACACACCCAGTAGATACTGGCTCAATTCCCTGTCATTCAGGAACAACTCCTAA
- the dapF gene encoding diaminopimelate epimerase → MQFSKMHGLGNDFMVVDAVTQNVFFSPELIRRLADRHLGVGFDQLLVVEPPYDPDLDFHYRIFNADGSEVAQCGNGARCFARFVRLKGLTNKRDIRVSTANGRMVLSVTDDELVRVNMGEPNFEPSQVPFRANKAEKTYIMRAAEQTVLCGVVSMGNPHCVIQVDDVATAPVETLGPVLESHERFPERANIGFMQVLTREHIRLRVFERGAGETQACGSGACAAVAVGITQGLLAQEVRVDLPGGRLDIAWKGPGQPLYMTGPATQVYDGFIHL, encoded by the coding sequence ATGCAGTTCTCTAAGATGCATGGCCTTGGCAATGACTTTATGGTCGTCGACGCGGTAACGCAGAATGTCTTCTTTTCGCCGGAGCTGATCCGCCGTCTGGCCGATCGGCACCTTGGCGTAGGCTTCGATCAGCTGCTGGTGGTTGAGCCGCCTTACGATCCGGATCTCGATTTCCACTACCGGATATTCAATGCCGACGGCAGCGAAGTGGCCCAGTGCGGCAACGGTGCGCGCTGCTTTGCCCGTTTTGTCCGTCTGAAAGGGCTCACCAACAAGCGTGATATTCGCGTCAGCACCGCCAACGGGCGGATGGTACTGAGCGTGACCGACGACGAACTGGTGCGGGTCAATATGGGCGAGCCGAACTTCGAGCCGTCCCAGGTGCCGTTTCGCGCCAACAAAGCGGAAAAGACCTATATCATGCGCGCGGCGGAACAGACAGTCTTGTGCGGCGTGGTCTCCATGGGAAATCCGCACTGCGTGATTCAGGTTGATGACGTGGCGACTGCCCCCGTCGAGACGCTCGGACCGGTGCTCGAAAGCCACGAACGTTTCCCGGAGCGCGCTAATATTGGATTTATGCAGGTTCTTACTCGCGAACACATCCGCCTGCGCGTTTTTGAACGTGGTGCAGGCGAGACGCAGGCCTGTGGCAGCGGCGCCTGTGCCGCCGTCGCGGTGGGAATTACGCAGGGTTTACTGGCGCAGGAGGTTCGCGTGGATTTGCCAGGCGGGCGTCTTGATATCGCATGGAAAGGCCCGGGCCAGCCGCTGTATATGACCGGTCCGGCGACACAAGTTTACGACGGGTTTATCCATCTATGA
- the cyaY gene encoding iron donor protein CyaY, translated as MNDSEFHRLADNLWQTIEERLDDWDGDSDIDCEINGGVLTISFENGSKIIINRQEPLHQVWLATKQGGYHFDLKGDEWVCDRSGETFWNLLEQAATAQAGEEVRFS; from the coding sequence ATGAATGACAGTGAATTCCATCGCCTTGCCGACAACCTGTGGCAAACCATCGAAGAACGCCTTGATGACTGGGATGGCGACAGCGATATCGATTGTGAAATCAACGGTGGTGTGCTGACCATCAGCTTCGAAAACGGCAGCAAAATCATTATCAACCGCCAGGAACCGCTTCACCAGGTCTGGCTAGCCACCAAACAGGGCGGCTACCATTTCGACCTGAAGGGCGACGAGTGGGTTTGCGATCGTAGCGGTGAGACGTTCTGGAATCTGCTGGAACAGGCTGCGACCGCACAGGCGGGTGAAGAGGTAAGATTCAGCTAA
- the uvrD gene encoding DNA helicase II: MDVSYLLDSLNDKQRDAVAATRTNMLVLAGAGSGKTRVLVHRIAWLQSVENCSPYSIMAVTFTNKAAAEMRHRIAQLMGTSQGGMWVGTFHGLAHRLLRAHHMDANLPQDFQILDSEDQLRLLKRLIKAMNLDEKQWPPRQAMWYINSQKDEGLRPHHIQSFGNPIEQTWQKVYQAYQEACDRAGLVDFAELLLRAHELWLNKPHILQHYRERFTNILVDEFQDTNNIQYAWIRLLAGDSSKVMIVGDDDQSIYGWRGAQVENIQRFLKDFPGAETIRLEQNYRSTNNILSAANALIENNNGRLGKKLWTEGIDGEPISLYCAFNELDEARFVVNRIKTWQDNGGALEQCAILYRSNAQSRVLEEALLQASMPYRIYGGMRFFERQEIKDALSYLRLIANRNDDAAFERVVNTPTRGIGDRTLDVVRQTSRDRQLTLWQACRELLQEKALAGRAASALQRFLELIEALAQETADMPLHVQTDRVIKDSGLRMMYEQEKGEKGQTRIENLEELVTATRQFSYNEEDEDLMPLQAFLSHAALEAGEGQADTWQDAVQLMTLHSAKGLEFPQVFIVGMEEGMFPSQMSLDEGGRLEEERRLAYVGVTRAMQKLTLTYAETRRLYGKEVYHRPSRFVGELPEECVEEVRLRASISRPVSHQRLGTPVSESDSGFKLGQRVRHAKFGEGTIVNLEGSGEHSRLQVAFQGQGIKWLVAAYARLEAV, translated from the coding sequence ATGGACGTTTCTTACCTGCTCGACAGCCTTAATGACAAACAGCGTGACGCGGTTGCCGCGACGCGCACCAATATGCTGGTGCTGGCAGGGGCGGGCAGTGGTAAGACACGCGTGCTGGTTCACCGTATCGCCTGGCTGCAGAGCGTGGAAAACTGCTCGCCGTATTCCATTATGGCGGTGACGTTCACCAACAAGGCGGCAGCAGAGATGCGCCACCGTATCGCCCAGCTGATGGGCACCAGCCAGGGCGGCATGTGGGTCGGCACGTTCCACGGCCTGGCGCACCGCCTGCTGCGTGCGCACCATATGGACGCCAACCTGCCGCAGGATTTCCAGATCCTCGATAGCGAAGACCAGCTCCGTCTGCTGAAGCGCCTGATTAAGGCGATGAACCTCGACGAGAAGCAGTGGCCGCCGCGTCAGGCGATGTGGTACATCAACAGCCAGAAAGATGAAGGGCTGCGTCCGCATCACATCCAGAGCTTTGGCAACCCGATTGAGCAGACCTGGCAGAAGGTATATCAGGCCTATCAGGAAGCCTGCGATCGCGCAGGGCTGGTGGATTTCGCCGAGCTGCTGCTGCGCGCCCACGAGCTGTGGCTGAACAAGCCGCATATTCTGCAGCACTATCGCGAACGCTTTACCAATATCCTGGTCGACGAATTCCAGGATACCAACAACATTCAGTACGCCTGGATCCGCCTGCTGGCGGGGGACTCCAGCAAGGTGATGATCGTCGGCGACGACGACCAGTCGATCTACGGCTGGCGCGGCGCGCAGGTGGAGAACATCCAGCGCTTCCTCAAGGACTTCCCCGGCGCGGAAACCATTCGCCTGGAGCAGAACTACCGCTCCACCAACAACATTCTGAGTGCGGCCAACGCCCTGATTGAAAACAACAACGGGCGTCTGGGTAAAAAACTGTGGACCGAGGGCATCGACGGCGAGCCGATCTCTCTCTACTGTGCCTTTAATGAACTGGACGAAGCCCGCTTCGTGGTTAACCGGATCAAAACCTGGCAGGACAACGGCGGCGCGCTGGAGCAGTGCGCCATTCTCTACCGCAGCAACGCCCAGTCGCGCGTGCTGGAAGAGGCGCTGTTGCAGGCCAGCATGCCATACCGTATTTATGGCGGGATGCGCTTCTTCGAACGCCAGGAAATTAAAGACGCGCTCTCCTATCTGCGTCTGATTGCCAACCGTAACGACGACGCGGCGTTTGAGCGCGTCGTCAACACGCCCACCCGTGGCATCGGCGATCGCACCCTCGACGTGGTGCGTCAGACCTCCCGCGACCGCCAGCTAACGCTATGGCAGGCGTGTCGCGAGCTGCTGCAGGAGAAAGCCCTCGCCGGGCGTGCCGCCAGCGCCCTACAGCGCTTCCTGGAGCTTATCGAAGCGCTGGCCCAGGAAACTGCCGACATGCCGCTGCACGTGCAGACCGACCGGGTGATTAAAGACTCCGGTCTGCGCATGATGTATGAGCAGGAAAAAGGCGAGAAGGGCCAGACGCGTATCGAGAACTTAGAGGAGCTGGTCACAGCGACGCGCCAGTTTAGCTACAACGAAGAAGACGAAGACCTGATGCCGCTGCAGGCGTTCCTGTCCCATGCCGCGCTGGAAGCGGGAGAAGGGCAGGCCGATACCTGGCAGGATGCGGTTCAGCTGATGACCCTGCACTCCGCCAAAGGGCTGGAGTTCCCGCAGGTGTTTATCGTCGGGATGGAAGAGGGGATGTTCCCGAGCCAGATGTCGCTGGATGAAGGCGGGCGTCTGGAAGAGGAGCGCCGTCTGGCCTACGTGGGCGTGACCCGCGCGATGCAAAAGTTGACCCTGACCTACGCCGAAACCCGCCGTCTGTACGGCAAAGAGGTGTATCACCGTCCGTCGCGCTTTGTCGGCGAGCTGCCGGAAGAGTGCGTGGAGGAGGTGCGTCTGCGCGCCAGCATCAGCCGCCCGGTGAGCCATCAGCGTCTGGGCACGCCGGTCTCGGAAAGCGACAGCGGCTTTAAGCTCGGCCAGCGCGTTCGTCATGCCAAATTTGGCGAAGGCACCATTGTGAATCTGGAAGGCAGCGGCGAGCACAGCCGCCTGCAGGTGGCGTTCCAGGGCCAGGGGATCAAATGGCTGGTCGCGGCTTACGCCAGGCTGGAAGCAGTGTAA
- a CDS encoding DUF484 domain-containing protein yields the protein MKQPGEELQETLTEMDDRAVVDYLLRHPDFFIRNARVVEEMRVPHPVRGTVSLVEWHMARARNHINHLEENISLLMEQATSNEGLFYRLLHLQSRLASASSLDEFLLRLHRWARELGLAGATLRLFPDRWRIGAPSGFTHLALSRQAFEPLRIQRMGQENHYLGQLNGPELLLVLPEAKAIGSVAMSLMGRDGELGVMLFTSRDPHHYQQGQGTQLLQEIAQMLPELLERWIERV from the coding sequence ATGAAACAACCAGGAGAAGAACTGCAGGAGACGCTGACGGAGATGGACGACCGGGCGGTTGTTGATTATCTGCTGCGCCATCCTGACTTTTTCATTCGCAATGCACGTGTCGTGGAAGAGATGCGCGTCCCGCACCCGGTTCGCGGGACAGTCTCGCTGGTTGAGTGGCATATGGCGCGCGCGCGCAACCATATCAACCATCTTGAAGAGAACATCTCCCTGCTGATGGAGCAGGCCACCAGTAATGAAGGTCTGTTTTATCGCCTGCTGCACCTGCAATCCCGGCTGGCCTCGGCCAGCAGCCTCGACGAATTTCTTCTCCGCCTGCATCGCTGGGCGCGCGAGCTGGGGCTGGCAGGGGCAACCTTGCGCCTGTTCCCGGATCGCTGGCGCATTGGCGCGCCCTCCGGTTTTACCCATCTGGCCTTGTCGCGTCAGGCGTTTGAGCCGCTGCGCATTCAGCGTATGGGGCAAGAAAATCACTACCTTGGGCAGCTGAATGGCCCTGAGCTGCTGCTGGTGCTGCCGGAGGCCAAAGCTATCGGGTCGGTCGCCATGTCCCTGATGGGACGCGACGGCGAGCTTGGCGTAATGCTGTTTACCAGTCGCGATCCGCATCATTATCAGCAGGGACAAGGCACGCAGTTGCTGCAGGAGATCGCGCAGATGCTGCCCGAGCTGCTGGAGCGCTGGATTGAGCGCGTATGA
- the yigB gene encoding 5-amino-6-(5-phospho-D-ribitylamino)uracil phosphatase YigB → MRFYRPLGQISALTFDLDDTLYDNREVILRTEQEALAFVQNYHPALKTLENKEFHRLRQALRQTEPEIYHDVTEWRRRAVELAMLNAGLTAAEAALGAEASMAHFATWRSRIDVPPETHDTLAALAKKWPLVAITNGNAQPELFGLGGYFEFVLRAGPHGRSKPFNDMYHLAAEKLGLPLGHILHVGDDLTTDVAGAIRCGMQACWIKPENADLMTTLDSRLLPHVEISRLASLTTLI, encoded by the coding sequence ATGCGTTTTTATCGTCCATTAGGCCAAATCTCTGCCCTGACATTCGACCTTGATGACACCCTTTACGACAACCGCGAGGTGATCCTGCGTACCGAGCAGGAAGCGCTGGCGTTTGTACAGAATTACCACCCGGCCTTAAAAACGCTGGAAAACAAAGAGTTCCACCGCCTGCGCCAGGCGTTACGCCAGACCGAGCCGGAAATCTATCACGACGTGACCGAATGGCGTCGTCGTGCCGTGGAGCTGGCTATGCTTAACGCAGGCCTGACCGCTGCCGAAGCTGCGCTTGGCGCCGAGGCCTCGATGGCGCACTTCGCGACTTGGCGCAGCCGCATCGACGTCCCCCCGGAGACGCACGACACGCTGGCAGCGCTTGCCAAAAAGTGGCCGCTGGTGGCCATTACTAACGGCAACGCCCAGCCGGAGCTGTTCGGTCTTGGGGGCTATTTCGAGTTTGTGCTGCGCGCAGGCCCGCACGGGCGCTCCAAGCCGTTCAACGATATGTACCATCTGGCGGCGGAGAAGCTCGGCCTGCCGCTGGGGCACATTCTTCACGTAGGGGATGACCTGACGACCGACGTCGCAGGGGCGATCCGCTGCGGAATGCAGGCCTGCTGGATCAAACCGGAAAATGCCGATCTGATGACCACGCTGGACAGCCGTCTGCTGCCGCACGTGGAAATTTCGCGGTTGGCATCCCTCACCACGCTGATATAA
- the corA gene encoding magnesium/cobalt transporter CorA has protein sequence MLSAFQLEKNRLIRLEAEESQPLIDAVWVDLVEPDDDERLRVQSELGQSLATRPELEDIEASARFFEDEDGLHIHSFFFFEDAEDHAGNSTVAFTIRDGRLFTLRERELPAFRLYRMRARNQAMVDGNAYELLLDLFETKIEQLADEIENIYSDLEELSRVIMEGHQGDEYDEALSTLAELEDIGWKVRLCLMDTQRALNFLVRKARLPGGQLEQAREILRDIESLLPHNESLFQKVNFLMQAAMGFINIEQNRIIKIFSVVSVVFLPPTLVASSYGMNFEFMPELKWSFGYPGAIVFMVLAGLAPYLYFKRRNWL, from the coding sequence ATGCTGAGCGCATTTCAACTGGAAAAAAACCGACTGATTCGGCTTGAAGCTGAAGAGTCACAACCCCTCATTGATGCCGTATGGGTGGATCTGGTCGAGCCGGATGACGACGAACGCCTGCGCGTACAATCTGAGCTCGGACAAAGCCTGGCAACCCGCCCGGAACTGGAAGACATCGAAGCATCCGCCCGTTTCTTTGAAGACGAAGACGGCCTGCACATCCACTCCTTCTTCTTCTTTGAAGATGCCGAGGATCACGCCGGTAACTCTACCGTTGCATTCACCATCCGCGATGGCCGCCTGTTTACCCTGCGCGAGCGTGAGCTGCCTGCGTTCCGTCTCTACCGTATGCGCGCCCGTAACCAGGCGATGGTGGACGGTAACGCCTACGAGCTGCTGCTTGACCTGTTTGAAACCAAAATCGAACAGCTGGCGGATGAGATTGAAAACATCTACAGCGATCTGGAAGAGCTGAGCCGGGTGATCATGGAAGGGCACCAGGGCGATGAGTACGACGAAGCGCTGTCAACGCTGGCGGAGCTGGAAGATATCGGCTGGAAAGTGCGACTGTGCCTGATGGATACCCAGCGCGCGCTGAACTTCCTGGTGCGCAAGGCGCGTCTGCCGGGTGGTCAGCTGGAGCAGGCGCGTGAGATCCTGCGCGATATCGAATCCCTGCTGCCGCACAACGAATCCCTGTTCCAGAAGGTAAACTTCCTGATGCAGGCGGCGATGGGCTTTATCAACATCGAGCAGAACCGCATCATCAAGATCTTCTCGGTGGTCTCGGTGGTGTTCCTGCCGCCTACGCTTGTGGCATCCAGCTACGGGATGAACTTTGAGTTTATGCCAGAGCTTAAATGGAGTTTTGGCTACCCTGGGGCGATCGTCTTTATGGTGCTCGCGGGACTGGCGCCGTATCTCTACTTTAAGCGCCGTAACTGGCTGTGA
- the rarD gene encoding EamA family transporter RarD, which translates to MDAKQTRQGVLLALAAYFIWGIAPAYFKLIHYVPADEILTHRVIWSFFFMVALMSVSRQWSGVKTLLKTPKKILLLALSAVLIGGNWLLFIWAVNNQHMLEASLGYFINPLVNIVLGMLFLGERFRRMQWLAVILALCGVLVQLWTFGSLPIIALGLAFSFAFYGLVRKKIAVEAQTGMLFETLWLLPVAAIYLFGIADSSTSHMGSNPWTLNVMLMAAGVVTTIPLLCFTGAATRLRLSTLGFFQYIGPTLMFLLAVLFYGEVPGADKMVTFGFIWVALAVFVADAIYTQRRTRKGL; encoded by the coding sequence ATGGATGCTAAACAGACGCGGCAGGGGGTTTTACTCGCGCTTGCCGCTTATTTTATTTGGGGTATCGCGCCCGCGTACTTCAAGCTGATTCACTACGTCCCCGCCGACGAAATTCTTACCCACCGCGTGATCTGGTCGTTTTTCTTTATGGTGGCGCTGATGAGCGTGAGCCGTCAGTGGTCAGGGGTTAAAACGCTCCTGAAAACGCCGAAAAAGATTCTCTTACTGGCGCTGTCCGCCGTGCTGATTGGTGGCAACTGGCTGCTGTTCATCTGGGCGGTAAACAACCAGCATATGCTGGAGGCGAGCCTCGGCTACTTCATTAACCCGCTGGTGAATATCGTGCTGGGGATGCTGTTCCTCGGCGAGCGCTTTCGCCGGATGCAGTGGCTGGCGGTGATCCTCGCCCTCTGCGGCGTGCTGGTGCAGCTGTGGACCTTCGGCTCGCTGCCGATCATCGCCCTGGGGCTGGCGTTCAGCTTTGCCTTCTATGGCCTGGTGCGTAAGAAAATCGCCGTGGAAGCCCAAACCGGGATGCTGTTTGAAACCCTGTGGCTGCTGCCGGTGGCGGCGATTTACCTGTTCGGCATCGCCGACAGCAGCACCAGCCATATGGGCAGTAACCCGTGGACGCTGAACGTGATGCTGATGGCGGCCGGTGTGGTCACCACCATCCCGCTGCTCTGCTTTACCGGGGCGGCGACGCGTTTGCGCCTGTCAACGCTGGGCTTCTTCCAGTACATCGGCCCGACGCTGATGTTCCTGCTGGCGGTGCTGTTCTACGGCGAAGTGCCGGGAGCGGACAAGATGGTGACGTTTGGGTTTATCTGGGTCGCGCTGGCGGTGTTTGTTGCGGATGCGATCTATACCCAGCGCAGGACGCGCAAAGGGCTTTGA
- the xerC gene encoding tyrosine recombinase XerC encodes MTDASLSTAVTRFLRYLGVERQLSPITLLNYQRQLDAIMQLAGEIGLTSWQQCDAATVRTFAVRSRRKGLGPASLALRLSALRSFFDWLVSQGELNANPAKGIAAPKAPRHLPKNIDVDDVNRLLDIDLNDPLAVRDRAMLEVMYGAGLRLSELVNLDIKHLDLDTGEVWVMGKGSKERRLPIGRNAVAWIEHWLDLRGLFGTEDEALFLSKLGKRISARNVQKRFAEWGIKQGLNSHVHPHKLRHSFATHMLESSGDLRGVQELLGHANLSTTQIYTHLDFQHLASVYDAAHPRAKRGK; translated from the coding sequence ATGACGGACGCTTCGCTGTCGACGGCCGTCACGCGTTTTCTGCGCTATCTGGGCGTTGAGCGCCAGCTCAGCCCGATTACCCTGTTGAACTATCAGCGTCAGCTTGATGCCATCATGCAGTTAGCCGGCGAGATCGGCCTGACGAGCTGGCAACAATGTGATGCCGCCACGGTGCGGACCTTTGCCGTGCGCAGCCGCCGTAAAGGTCTTGGCCCGGCCAGCCTTGCGCTCCGGCTCTCGGCACTGCGCAGCTTCTTTGACTGGCTGGTCAGCCAGGGCGAACTCAACGCCAACCCGGCGAAAGGTATCGCCGCGCCGAAAGCGCCGCGCCATTTGCCCAAAAATATCGACGTTGATGACGTTAACCGCCTGCTGGATATCGATCTTAACGATCCGCTGGCGGTGCGCGACCGCGCCATGCTGGAGGTGATGTACGGTGCCGGTCTGCGTCTGTCCGAGCTGGTGAACCTCGATATCAAACACCTCGATCTGGACACCGGCGAGGTGTGGGTGATGGGCAAAGGCAGCAAAGAGCGCCGCCTGCCCATTGGCCGCAACGCCGTGGCGTGGATTGAGCACTGGCTCGATTTGCGCGGCCTGTTTGGCACCGAGGACGAGGCGCTTTTCCTCTCGAAGCTGGGCAAGCGCATCTCGGCGCGTAACGTGCAAAAACGGTTTGCCGAGTGGGGGATCAAGCAGGGGCTGAACAGCCATGTTCATCCGCATAAGCTGCGCCATTCGTTCGCCACGCACATGCTGGAGTCCAGCGGTGACTTGCGTGGTGTCCAGGAGCTGCTGGGGCACGCCAATCTGTCCACCACCCAAATTTACACCCACCTTGATTTTCAACACCTTGCCTCGGTGTACGACGCGGCGCATCCACGCGCCAAACGGGGGAAATAA
- the cyaA gene encoding class I adenylate cyclase encodes MYLYIETLKQRLDAINQLRVDRALAAMGPAFQQVYSLLPTLLHYHHPLMPGYLDGNVPKGICLFTPDETQQHYLKELELYRGMPAQESPKGELPITGVYTMGSTSSVGQSCSSDLDIWVCHQSWLDNDERQLLQRKCSLLESWAASLGVEVSFFLIDENRFRHNESGSLGGEDCGSTQHILLLDEFYRTAVRLAGKRILWSMVPCDEEEHYDDYVMKLYAQGVLTPNEWLDLGGLSSLSAEEYFGASLWQLYKSIDSPYKAVLKTLLLEAYSWEYPTPRLLAKDIKQRLHDGEIVSFGLDAYCMMLERVTEYLKAIDDPTRLDLVRRCFYLKVCEKLSRERACVGWRREVVSQLVKEWGWDEERLSMLDNRANWKIDQVREAHNELLDAMMQSYRNLIRFARRNNLSVSASPQDIGVLTRKLYAAFEALPGKVTLVNPQISPDLSEPNLTFIYVPPGRANRTGWYLYNRAPSMDSIISHQPLEYNRYLNKLVAWAWFNGLLTSRTRLFIKGNEIVDLAKLQEMVADVSHHFPLRLPAPTPKALYSPCEIRHLAIIVNLEYDPTAAFRNQVVHFDFRKLDVFSFGEQQNCLVGSVDLLYRNSWNEVRTLHFNGEQAMIEALKTILGKMHQDAAPPDSVEVFCYSQHLRGLIRTRVQQLVSECIDLRLSSTRQETGRFKALRVSGQTWGLFFERLNVSVQKLENAIEFYGAISHNKLHGLSVQVETNHVKLPQVVDGFASEGIIQFFFEETGDEAGFNIYILDETNRAEVYHHCEGSKEELVRDVSRFYSSSHDRFTYGSSFINFNLPQFYQIVKVDGRAQVIPFRTQAITPVVPDRQDASTPLLQQYFS; translated from the coding sequence TTGTACCTCTATATTGAGACTCTGAAACAGCGACTGGATGCCATCAATCAACTGCGCGTCGATCGCGCGCTTGCTGCCATGGGACCTGCTTTTCAACAGGTTTACAGTCTACTGCCGACATTGCTGCACTATCACCATCCGCTGATGCCGGGTTACCTTGACGGTAACGTTCCCAAAGGCATCTGCCTTTTCACGCCTGATGAAACCCAACAGCACTATCTCAAAGAGCTGGAACTCTATCGTGGCATGCCGGCGCAGGAGTCCCCGAAAGGCGAACTGCCGATCACCGGTGTCTACACCATGGGCAGCACCTCTTCGGTGGGGCAAAGCTGTTCATCGGATCTCGATATCTGGGTTTGCCATCAATCCTGGCTCGATAACGACGAGCGCCAGCTGCTGCAGCGTAAATGCAGCCTGCTTGAGAGCTGGGCGGCATCGCTCGGCGTGGAAGTGAGCTTCTTCCTGATCGATGAAAACCGTTTCCGCCACAATGAAAGCGGCAGTCTGGGTGGTGAAGACTGCGGCTCGACTCAGCACATCCTGTTGCTGGATGAGTTCTACCGTACCGCCGTGCGCCTGGCCGGGAAGCGTATCCTGTGGAGTATGGTGCCGTGCGATGAAGAAGAGCACTACGACGACTACGTCATGAAGCTCTATGCCCAGGGTGTCCTGACGCCAAACGAATGGCTGGATCTGGGCGGCTTAAGCTCGCTGTCTGCGGAAGAGTATTTCGGTGCCAGCCTGTGGCAACTGTATAAAAGTATCGATTCCCCGTATAAAGCCGTGCTGAAGACCCTGCTGCTCGAGGCCTATTCCTGGGAATACCCGACGCCGCGCCTGCTGGCGAAAGACATTAAACAGCGTCTGCACGACGGCGAGATCGTCTCTTTCGGTCTTGATGCCTACTGCATGATGCTCGAGCGCGTCACCGAATACCTGAAAGCCATCGACGATCCCACCCGTCTGGACCTGGTTCGTCGATGTTTCTATCTTAAAGTGTGCGAGAAGCTCAGCCGTGAACGCGCCTGCGTCGGCTGGCGTCGTGAAGTGGTCAGTCAGTTAGTCAAAGAGTGGGGATGGGATGAAGAGCGTCTGTCGATGCTCGATAACCGCGCCAACTGGAAGATCGATCAGGTGCGTGAGGCACACAACGAGCTGCTCGATGCGATGATGCAGAGCTACCGTAACCTGATTCGCTTTGCCCGTCGTAACAACCTCAGCGTTTCCGCCAGCCCGCAGGATATCGGGGTGCTGACCCGTAAGCTGTACGCCGCGTTTGAAGCGCTGCCGGGTAAAGTGACGCTGGTGAACCCACAAATTTCGCCTGACCTGTCTGAACCAAACCTGACCTTTATCTATGTTCCTCCGGGTCGTGCGAACCGTACCGGCTGGTATCTCTACAACCGTGCGCCAAGCATGGATTCGATCATCAGCCATCAGCCGCTGGAATATAACCGTTACCTGAACAAGCTGGTGGCCTGGGCCTGGTTTAACGGCCTGCTGACGTCCCGCACGCGCCTGTTTATCAAAGGTAACGAGATTGTCGATTTAGCCAAGCTGCAGGAAATGGTTGCCGATGTGTCGCACCACTTCCCGCTGCGTCTGCCTGCCCCGACGCCAAAAGCGCTCTACAGTCCGTGCGAAATTCGCCATCTGGCGATTATCGTCAACCTGGAATATGACCCGACGGCGGCCTTCCGCAATCAGGTGGTCCATTTCGATTTCCGTAAGCTGGATGTGTTCAGCTTTGGCGAGCAGCAAAACTGCCTGGTGGGCAGCGTCGATCTGCTGTACCGCAACTCGTGGAACGAAGTGCGTACTCTGCACTTCAACGGCGAGCAGGCGATGATCGAAGCGCTGAAAACGATCCTCGGCAAGATGCATCAGGATGCCGCCCCGCCGGACAGCGTAGAGGTCTTCTGCTATAGCCAGCATCTGCGCGGCCTGATCCGTACCCGCGTGCAGCAGCTGGTCTCTGAATGCATCGATCTGCGCCTCTCCAGCACCCGCCAGGAAACCGGGCGCTTCAAAGCGCTGCGCGTCTCCGGCCAGACCTGGGGCCTGTTCTTTGAACGTCTGAACGTCTCGGTGCAAAAGCTGGAAAACGCCATTGAGTTCTACGGCGCCATTTCACATAACAAACTGCACGGTCTGTCGGTACAGGTTGAGACCAACCACGTCAAACTGCCGCAGGTGGTGGACGGCTTTGCCAGCGAAGGGATTATTCAGTTCTTCTTTGAAGAGACGGGGGATGAAGCCGGGTTCAACATCTACATCCTCGATGAAACCAACCGCGCCGAAGTGTATCACCACTGTGAAGGCAGCAAAGAGGAGCTGGTGCGCGACGTCAGCCGCTTCTACTCCTCTTCACACGACCGTTTCACCTACGGCTCAAGCTTTATCAACTTCAACCTGCCGCAGTTCTATCAGATTGTGAAAGTAGATGGCCGTGCGCAGGTGATCCCGTTCCGCACCCAGGCGATTACGCCGGTGGTGCCTGACCGCCAGGACGCCAGCACTCCGCTGTTGCAGCAGTATTTCTCCTGA
- the lptM gene encoding LPS translocon maturation chaperone LptM — protein sequence MKNVFRTLAVLLTLFSLTGCGLKGPLYFPPADKTAPPPTKKAESPVESTMPGRNDRGDNNGPSQVNY from the coding sequence ATGAAAAACGTTTTTCGAACGCTTGCCGTTCTCCTCACGCTGTTTAGCCTGACCGGTTGTGGTCTGAAAGGGCCGCTCTATTTCCCGCCAGCCGATAAAACCGCGCCTCCGCCAACTAAAAAAGCGGAAAGCCCTGTTGAGTCCACCATGCCGGGTCGTAACGATCGTGGCGATAACAATGGTCCAAGCCAGGTGAATTACTGA